The nucleotide sequence CTCAGCTTGTGTCGCGCACAGACGCACCTGTCGGGTCGTTGCGGTGCGCACGGCCCTTTCCTGTGCGCTGCAAAGAGATGCGATCGTATCACTTCAGCTTTGAGCTCCACATCTCGTCTCTGAAACAAAACGACCGCAGAGACACCGCAGGAGGAACcgcaagcagagacagagacagagacagagacagagacagagacagagacagagacagagacagagacagagacagagacagagacagagacagagacagagacagagacagagacagagacagagacagagacagagacagagacagagacagagacagagacagagacagagacaaagggagcaacagagggagacagacagagacagacagacagacagagacagagggagcaacagagacagacagacagagacagacagacagacagagacaaggtTCTGACATGAGAGGAACAAATAATAAGTCAAGCAGCAGCTTCTGGTTGGAgtgtattgttttattgttttattgttgtattgttttattgttttattgttttagacTTTAAATGAGTGgggattttaaatatatatatatatattattcctttaaatggagagaatttagttattgatttgattatgttatgatgtgtgccttaagccgtggaccttctcacgattttattatgttcgcataatgacaataaagtatcttgaatcttgaatctactGGTCAAAAGTTTAGAATGCATTTTGGGTTTTAAATTGATTccatgatttttgttttttcattgaaaTACTGGAAATATTGGCGTGTTCTAAAACCAGTAGTGTATACACGTTGGTGTGTTTAAGTGAGGAAACaaaaagttgtatttattattaaacgAATGGGTAGTAAATCAATTTGGATTTATTAAATACAACAATGAGGTCCTCCGAACTTcccctggtccccccccccccccccccattggaaTGGATAAGTCGCCCACCTTGGAGCAAACCGTCAGCGCCTGAAGCCCAGAGCTAAACTTTCCACCACGGCACAGGAAGCAGCTCGGGCTCTGGGTTGCGCCGCAGACGGTGAAGCTCTCACAGTTGATCTGAAGGAAGTTTCACTTCCCTATAAAACATTTCACAGCTTCATTGTTGCCGGGCAGAAGCTGCGTCTTCTGTATTTCAGTTGTTAATTCTAAGTACTAAAACCTGGATTGTAAACATGTTTACGGCAGTGAAACGTGAATCCCCTCTTTCATCACATTCAGAAGCTCATCCGTCCATCCTAGAAACGTCTCATGTCTACAGCCGGTCCCAGCTGGCCCCGGACCAGAGGTGGTGAGAAACCACGAGCGGCTCCTCAGCTGCAGATCATCTCCTGATGGCCGCCTCGAAGCCGTTGGCCTCCAGGAAACCGGAGCGAACGCAGGAGGAGGGGCAGAACTGTCTTCAGACAGAGACCAGCTCATTCTCtgtcacagaaagacaaaaccacacaaacataaaaaaaaccttagAATACACCAGGAGTGGATCCGGTATCATTGGTGAACGCTGTTTTAATCCGAAGGGCCTATTGGGCCCTGGTGGAGGTCTGACCCTGTTGTAGTCTTTGGATTGTTGCCGTCAGGTTTTCTCGTCCAAACTTGGACTTTATTGCAAGATGCTGTTTGACGCAGGGTCAAAGTCAACTTCACATCCCCGCGGCTGGTGGGGattcttgctcaagggcactaATGCAGGCGAGACTTAAGCTTCCATGCATTCGAAAGAAAGACGGAGCGTTTGTTATTTCCTGAAACTGACCGTTTGATTTAAGAGTTCCGTCTCCACAGATGCTGCGTTTGTGTGCAAGACTCTggtggggggtggaggaggaggtggaggtgggggccccgggtggaggaggaggtgcgggGCCCCAGGTGGATTtgtgggaggaggtgaaggaggaggggggctcCACTTCAAACATCTGGCAGACCGGAGCCCTCTTGCAGGAGGTCTCTGCAACGCTCCGCAGCAACGCTCCCATTCGACACAGAGAAGAAGGTCACGAGTGGGTCGGGCTTCGTTATCTCACCGGAACATCTCCCTCCCAGAAAGGAACCCCTCGGGGACATGTTTGGGCGCTTCTGTCGCCTGCGTGATTAAAATGGACCAAAGTTGGATTCTGATTCTGCTGATTCTGGTGTTCTATCAGAGTGAGTGTGTCTACCTCAAACGCGGTCTCCGGTTCGGTTCTACCTCAAACGCGGTCTCCGGTTCGGTTCTACCTCAAACGCGGTCTCCGGTTCGGTTCTACCTCAAACGCGGTCTCCGGTTCGGTTCTACCTCAAACGCGGTCTCCGGTTCAGTTCTACCTCAAACGCGGTCTCCGGTTCGGTTCTACCTCAAACGCGGTCTCCGGTTCGGTTCTACCTCAAACGCAGTCTCCGGTTCGGTTCTACCTCAAACATGGTCTCCGGTTCGGTTCTAACTCAAACACGGTCTCCGGTTcggttcctgtctttgtctttacTGTTTCTATTGTTTTAGAGGTAGCTTCAGGTGATGACGTCATCGTAGAGGATGGAAGGCCTGTTGTAATCCGGTGCCAGCCCGAGATGGGCTCCATGGTCCTCTGGTTCCGAGTGCTGGACCATCGTGGGATGGAGTTCATCGGGTCCTTCACCAACACCGGCCTGCAGAAGTCCACCTTCGCCCCGTCTTCACCGTTCAGCTTCGCAAAGATGCGTCAGCACGACCTGGTCCTGCCCGCCTTCGACCGCGTCCGGGACAGCGGCGCGTACAGCTGCGCGTCTCTGCACAAAGGAACCGAACTCAAGTTCGGAGGAGTGACCCGACTCGTGGGAGGCGAGTTCTACCGGTTCCGTTAATGCGTTTGACTCATTGATGATTCCATTGATTTTCTCTCTTCAgtagaaagaaagagggaaagagaagTCCCGGTAACGGCGGggaccgccgccgccgccgaagGAACCCGACGCACGGCCTGCGCGTGCGGGGCAGGTAAACATGTCGCCACCGTGCGCGGGAGCCCTTTACGTCGCATTTTCGATGCTGTGATGACAAAGCTGGCTCCTTGCAGAGGAGGCCAGTCCGTCCGCGCTCTGCGCTCCGTCCATACTGGGCCCGCTGGCTGGCGGCTGTGGccttcttcttctactcctcctcatcgtcatcaCGCACTGCAACAGTAAAGAGCTTAAAACTATACAATTATTATTAGTCCATTTCTGTGTGATCAGGTTTttaatacttgttttttttataacgCTGCAGGATTGAGGACGAGGAGATGCCCTCACCATTACAAAAGAAAGtgagtttgtttttctcataTTAATCTGAAGCATCTCTCCATTCAGGGACacttcatttatattttatatcttATGTCTGTAATAACATATCTTATCATTAAAATCAGCAAGAAAAATATGTTCCTTATTGCTTCGGGTTATTTTGCCATCCTTATTTTTTATGTCTGTTCTATTTTccataaattgttctttatggAATTTAAAAGCGTCTTTGAATGAACTACATGTTCACATATTTAtaatctgaaataaaattattgGGAAATTATCTGTATAATTATTTCTCATCTATATGCTCGTTTTTAGCCGCTTCTGTTCGTCCAGGAATAAAATACAGTTTTGTATAACGCAGTATCACTTCCGtcctaaaatgtcaaaataaattgAATAGACTTGAAAtgagtatttcttttttttttaatgtaatttccagAAAAATGATAAAAAGGCACGGTGCCAACGTCTTCCTCTGTAGCGGGGGCCCTGTTTGATGTTTAATTAAATTTAGACAAAAGAAGTGAAATACTGCAATAAACGTGTTAATGATAATTGTTTGTCATACAGGCCTCGGGTGATGGCTGGTGGAAAACAGTGACAACCGACATCCCTGTAATCCGACGCCGTAGACATTTCTGTAGACTGTCATCTCCAGCCTTTCAGGAATTGCacgtctatttatttattcaacacagattATTATTCTGATGTGTagatttaattttacatttacaatctGTATTTTTGACGATATATTGAAAGTGAATTTTACTGGTGTCATTCCCTCGTTCAGGGATTAGAACGAGAAACGTTATTTtagaaaacattaaataaacacttttatttaaatgaaactcTGGCAGCATGACTGTGTTTAAATTTAGATTTGAATTATTTTAACTTTTTCTGTTGTACAGTACTTtccaaacagaataaaaataaaaataaaacctaagGGAATGAAGGAACAAAAACATATTCTTTTATTCGTTGGATGTAATGAAGTAAAAATCCATCCCGCATTCTCGCTCAGCGGCAATTAATTGtccattttctcattttattcgTTTCGTGGCACAGAAATATTAAGCTTTACATAAAATTATATTGATGTTCATTTGTTGTAAATTCCCCTGTAAAAAGGAAGTGGGCTAATACAAATGtaagcagacaaaaaacaaaaaaaacaccaaacaaaCCAGGAGAAAAATACGTTCAGAGGAGAGTCTGTTCTTATTCCGTTTAATACAAACACATTTCCCATGCACCTCGAAGAAAacagtttttattcatttcttgCAGGATTGAGTCGTCGcccccccttcacacacacacatgcacgcacacacaggcacacacacacattaaagaaGTTTATGTATGCTTCCGACTTTACAGATAACCATTCTGActtttacattatttaattCCATCTAAATCATGTCTCATAGCGTTTgtctcacacccacacacctaaaAGAAACTCTGGGAAGGGATACCAATTCTTGACTTTACAACTGAAAGCCCTTCGAGAATTAACAGTGTTCTCTTATATAGAGCAAAAAATctattacagtaaaaaaaaaaaaaaaaagaggcagttTAAAAGCTTCCCGCCTCAGTTTCACTAAGTGCACTTCTGGATGGCAGAAATATGTATTTCACACACAGCCAAATGCATACAGACCTTCTCTCAACAGATGCTGGACTCCATTTATCATGTAAACTATGTGttgtccaaaataaaagcaagcgGCACACCAGTGTCTTAATCGCATCCGAACACATCAAGGTAGAAAACTTGACTTGCACATCAAATTGCAAAAACATCCCAATATTCTACAAATACTCCCTTCTGCTCCGCGCTGCTCCAACCAACAAAAGCTCCGGTGCGATATGAGTGCTAAAGTACGACCTGTGGGCTGAGATGCACGCGCGACGCCTCATTCCCTATGCACTCAATATATAAACAACAAAGCATTGGGTTTTCACTtaatatttatttcctctcttccccCAAAGTTTAACATCTTTGCCTGCTCACAACACATTCTCATCTCACTTTAAAAAGTCTGCTTCTCTCTGTAACACAATGTCAAAAAGGTGATGCAtgcagatctgtgtgtgtgtgtgtgtgtgtaggtttggCGTTCGTCCCATGTACATTCTTCACAATTTAGAAAAAAGTAGAATTATGCGCAGAGCAGCTCCACAAGTGATGTGTCTCTGTGGCAGGGGAACACCAACAGCCTGCAGTCAGGGGAAAGACGAAGACATTTATCCCATCAGGGTGAGGATATTACATCATTCACTGGCGTCCAATTGTGGGAGAAAGGTGAAACTAAAGTTACCCGGCGGTCTAGCTTTTGCCTCCCTTCCTTGTAGACGCTGGGACGACGTCTGAGCTTCGCTGAGACGGCGGCTGTCCGGCGGCGGAGGGCTCTTCTGTGTGCTGTTTCTGAAATATAGAgtagatttaaaaacaatcGGGGCGAGGCAGAGGATGAAGCGCATTTGCATGCAATAATTACGCAGACGGGGTATTTATTTGGAGGAATGATTGCAGGAGAGGCAGGAGAACGCGTCGCATGCAGCAGCGATTCTACCAGCATTCGATTCTATTACGGGGCACGGCGGACTGGATGGAGTTCTTCATGCAGTGGACAGTTTGCTTACTTTAGACCTCGACTTTGACTTCTTCCCCTGTAACAAAGTTCACACCTTGTTAGGCTCAAAAGCTCCATGAGGAGGAGACCGCCAAAACGCTAATCGGCCTCTAGAGGGCGCCACGTGCAGCCCAAAGTACCCTCAGACTTCACAACTGAATACAAAGATCGAGATTCTCGACTACGTTCACGCCTCAGTTGAAGGTCAATCTATTCTGATTTCTTTTGTCTGGCCTAAGCTGTTCAGAttcctctttgttttgtgaCATCAGAAATACGTTTGAACTCAGAGGAGAATTAAATAGAATTGTTTTCTGATGTCAAATGAGCAAAACAAGTGtgcagtgtgaacgtagccTTTGATCTGAGTCTGGTGTTATCAAACTCCTAAAGGGACGCATTTGCTTCAGTGATCGATCGACCAAATCAATAGCACTGATTCTCACTATCTGAACTATGAAAAGGTATTCATCAAAGTTCACGAGACTCAAAATGCTGTTTGCCAAAGATCCAGACGCCTTTTCAAGGTCATCGATTATGTACAAGAATAATCAATCAACTATCTCCAGAACCGATAAGTTGGTTCAGAAACATCCAGGAATACCAGCTGATGGGAAACCTACGCCCTGATCCTACCAGACGCTCCTATTACCTTCGGTTTGTCCGTCTTAGTTTTGATCTCTGGctgttctgggatcagggtGCCGGACAGGGAGTCCAGGACAGGAGCGGGCATCGGCTGGGAaagaatggaaaacaaataaataaacagtcttATTAAGCGTCAAATAGTTCTGAGGAATTAAAAGGTACAGTTTGGTATCTTTATTGGCAGCTACATACAACTGAAGTCTACCTAAAACCATGCAGCATTGATCTGGATATATTTCTGAACTGGAGGTAATCAATCGTAGCCCCATTGGCGTCGCCGGCGTGTCGTCCTGCTCTACCTTCAGTGGGCCTGAGACCTGCACAGGAGGTTCCAGCTTTGCCGTGGCTCCACATGATGCAACAGGTTCGCAGGGCTTTGCAGCATCACTGAAGTCATCAGCCAACAGTTCCAAGGCTGCTTTATCGTCCATAGGTTTCTACGGAAACACGAGAAGACAAATGTCAGGTGATTGttctctcatttcatttcacaatgGTTGTCTACGTTCTtctactctgtgtgtgtgtgtgtttttttgtttttttttacctccttgGGTTTTGCAGCTGCTTTTGCCTTATATTCTtccattttcttaaaaaaagaaattgttagAAACATGTTAAATCTGTCATTTAAACTTAAACCATCGTTGCtgtttgcgtgttttttttatagcagcTTTGTAAGTTTGCATGGCAAATAAACGGCTGCAGACATTTTTCAGTCTGAACTAAACTGCATTTTACTGGTCCAAAGATCCAACAAGCAGAACAGACATTACTGTAatgcaaagaataaaaacatctcACGCTGCAGCCGTAAAGCACATGCATGTAAGATGCCAGTTTACCCTGCGGTCTTCTTCGGTGGGCCGATACTCCGGGGGCAGCGagtcatctctctctcccgttCTTATCAGCTTCTCTTCAACGATCTTTTTCTCCTGCAACAAGCACAAAAAGTGGGACAGCTGTAGCGACTGGCTCACCCTAAATTTGAAGCTGTTGTTATATTTCCCTGAAGCACGCAGGCTACCTGAACAAGGCTTTTGGCAGGAACTGGGGCGGGCTGAGGGGCGGGTGCTATGTCCTTCAAGGTGTCTGAAAGAGCATCCAGGGCGCTGTCTTCCTTTCCTTGCAGCTGAGTGGAATGACAGATGGTTGATGATGCAGAGATTTAGTTGAAGTtgttaaaacaaaatgcttgATAAACACTTCTGTGCTACCTGTGGTGCGGTTTCCACGGGAACACAAGAAGATTGtactgctggagcagcagcagaggtgacAAATTCACTCGACAAGGCATCCAGAGCGAAGTCTAGAGAGGACTGAGGGAACGACAGAACTTCTCATTACTTCTCAATTGTGAGGATGAATATATATCAGCGAATCACTGTATTTAGCACTTTGCTTGATCGGCAGCTTGCCTGTGCAGGGGCAGCTGAGGAGGCAACAACTGGGGCCCGgacagcaggagcagctgaggaggCAACAACTGGAGCCCGgacagcaggagcagctgaggaggTCATGAAGCCATCAGACAGAAAATCTAGAGCCTCCCCTGTTCCCATGGTggactgcaggaggaggacaagagggATACGGAGGGAAAAATAGATCAATATTCTGGATCGCATGTCAATATCCTGCTGTGAACTGGTTCCAGTCTCACCTCAGGTTTTGGTGGAGGCAGTTTTTTGAGTTCCTCCGCATTAAATCTGTACTCTGGGGGGATTGTTCTTTCATCCTCCCCTACAAGCACGCCTTCTTCTTCCTTGAATTTATTTTCCTACCACAAGGAAAAGCAAAAAAGACACAGATGCAGATGaacccaaacaacaacaacgtgcaCGTTGTGTTCTTAAGCACTGATCTGCGTGTTGCGTACATGGACAATGTCCTCAGGCCTGAGCGGCGGGGGTTCAGGCGTTGGGGTGTCTTCTGCCAACATGTCACCGAGAGCCCCGAGAGCATCCAGAGACATGGATCCGTcctgaggagaagagaggagatcaATGCGTTACCGAGAGGTAAAGAAAAGCAGCGGTGATCATCTGTTTCCTGTGTCTCACTGGATTAGTTTTGGCATCTTTTTTAGGAGCAGTTTTCTGTATCTCGGCTATTCTAGCAGGGGCAGGTGAAGCTCCGTAGCACACGACCTTCTAAAACAGACAACAGCAAAGAGACAACAGAGCGTTTAATAGCTTTCACAAGTATGCACCTAATCGAGGACAAAGCTAATCAACATTAGCGATTCAGACAAAAGATCCCAGCAGGGAAGGAGGCGTGAGCTTCCTTTACCTGTCCAGTAGAAGGAACTATTCCAGCCGCCAAAGAGAAGTCATCAAAGGCTTTGTCCTTGTCCACTTTTTTATCATCAGCAACAACAGGACGCACAACCACAGGAGGAGCAACACACGCGgccacaggaggagcaggacacACAAtcaggggaggaggagcaggggctTTCTGCAACAAGGAACAACCGTttaacagatgctgcagctctgcttgcTTTAGTTTGTCACTGAGTAGCAGTGAGAGATCCACAGCGTACCTGTGAAGGAGCAGCTGAGGAGGCAACAACTGGGGCCCGGACAGCAGGAGCAGCCGAGGAGGTCACGAAGCCACCAGACAGAAAATCTAGAGCCTCCCCTGTTCCCATGGTggactgcaggaggaggacaagagggATACGGAGGGAAAAATAGATCAATATTCTGGATCGCATGTCAATATCCTGCTGTGAACTGGTTCCCGTCTCACCTCAGGTTTTGGTGGAGGCAGTTTTTTGAGTTCCTCCGCATTAAATCTGTACTCTGGGGGGATTGTGCTTTCATCCTCTCCCACAAGCACGCCTTCTTCTTCCTTGAATTTATTTTCCTACCACAAGGAAAAGCAAAAAAGACACAGATGCAGATGAACCCAAACAACAACGTGCACGTTGTGTTCTTAAGCACTGATCTGCGTGTTGCGTACATGGACAATGTCCTCAGGCCTGAGCGGCGGGGGTTCAGGCGTTGGTGTGTCTTCTGCCAACATGTCACCGAGAGCCCCGAGAGCATCCAGAGACATGGATCCGTcctgaggagaagagaggagatcaATGCGTTACCGAGAGGTAAAGAAAAGCAGCGGTGATCATCTGTTTCCTGTGTCTCACTGGATTCGTTTTGGCATCTTTTTTGGGAGCAGTTTTCTGTATCTCAGCTATTCTAGCAGGGGCAGGTGAAGCTCCGTAGCACACGACCTTCTAAAACAGACAACAGAGCGTTTAATAGCTTTCACAAGTATGCACCTAATCGAGGACAAAGCTAATCAACATTAGCGATTCAGACAAAAGATCCCAGCAGGGAAGGAGGCGTGAGCTTCCTTTACCTGTCCAGTAGAAGGAACTATTCCAGCCGCCAAAGAGAAGTCATCAAAGGCTTTGTCCTTGTCCACTTTTTTATCATCAGCAACAACAGGACGCACAACCACAGGAGGAGCAACACACGCGgccacaggaggagcaggacacACAAtcaggggaggaggagcaggggctTTCTGCAACAAGGAACAACCGTttaacagatgctgcagctctgcttgcTTTAGTTTGTCACTGAGTAGCAGTGAGAGATCCACAGCGTACCTGTGAAGGAGCAGCTGAGGAGGCAACAACTGGAGCCCGGACAGCAGGAGCAGCCGAGGAGGTCACGAAGCCATCAGACAGAAAATCTAGAGCCTCCCCTGTTCCCATGGtggcctgcaggaggaggacaagagggATACGGAGGGAAAAATAGATCAATATTCTGGATCGCATGTCAATATCCTGGTGTGAACTGGTTCCAGTCTCACCTCAGGTTTTGGTGGAGGCAGTTTTTTGAGTTCCTCTGCATTAAATCTGTACTCTGGGGGGATTGTTCTTTCATCCTCTCCCACAAGCACGCCTTCTTCTTCCTTGAATTTATTTTCCTACCACAAGGAAAAGCAAAAAAGACACAGATGCAGATGaacccaaacaacaacaacgtgcaCGTTGTGTTCTTAAGCACTGATCTGCGTGTTGCGTACATGGACAATGTCCTCAGGCCTGAGCGGCGGGGGTTCAGGCGTTGGTGTGTCTTCTGCCAACATGTCACCGAGAGCCCCGAGAGCATCCAGAGACATGGATCCGTCCTGAGGAGAGGACATCAGTCCATCAGAAGCTATTCACCTACTCACCTAGGACAGGGACCAGAGTCCTATAAATCTCACAGTGCCAGTGTTGGGCTTCGTGTCCACTTTGGTATCCACTCCTGCCTTCAGTGATAAGCCAGAGGTTTTCTCCATCCTGGGTTTTTTATCAACAGGAGGACACACAGCCACTGGAGAAACTTTGTCCTGCAAAATCAGAGGTGACACCATGACCCCCAGCAAGGTGCTATCTTCATCAGCGTCAGGGAAGAAACGATTACATTTTCCAGTGGTTCTGGATAAAATGGCAGATGAAGGAGCGTCTTTCCCCTTTTGTGATACAGGAAGATATGACTTTAGTATTTAACAGGGAGGTGTGCCTTTGCTGTACCTTGGAAGTAGCTTGAATTCCAGCCCCCAGAGAGAAATCACCCGTCTTGGCTTTCTTATCAAGAGGAGGAACTTCACACACAGCTACAGTGGGAACTCCAGAAGGCATTGGAGATTTCTGCAACAGTGCCACGTTAATTTCTCAATACTCTAAGTCATATGCCCCTGCAATAACCTCACAGAGATGTGGAATTTTCTTCACCTTTACAGGAGGTGGTGCAAAGCTAGTAGGGCCAGCAGATGAAGCAGTGATGCCGTCGACTTGGTCCTTTTCCTATTTAGAAGCGGATAATGAGTTAGCCAATAAAGATAAAGTCATGAACAACAATTTATGtatgagctccccccccccccaccccccaccccccaccccgcaaGTGCAATGGGATGCAAATGTGGCGAAGGGGCAGCTAAATGCTTAAAAACGTGACCTGTTGCTTcgtggctgcagctggagcaaACTGGAAATCAGCTGAAAGAGAATCAAGCGCTTCCTTTGTGCTCAGTGGTTTctgaaatgaaagagagaacaTGTCACAGcaggataataaaaaaaaacgtgacaCTTGATCATCCACTAGATGGCGTGTTTAGCCAAATCAAAAGCATGCAGgggcaaaagaaagaaaaaaaaagcaaaccagTCTGACTGCACTAAAAAACAGGCACACCCTCCACATTCCTcggaaacaaaaaaatcagaatGTAACACACCTCCATGACAAATTTGACGAATAAAACtgatttgataaaaaaaaaaaaaaaagaatcatcaaagtaaaaacaaaactcacaAAGCCTCACAGTGGAAACAGAAGGAATGTTGGACACAGACCCAAACAAGCATTTCTACAAACAAGATGGCAAAGTGGGAGTAGATTGTGATGCAGATGTGGGCGTGCTGGGGGAAATTAATGGTTTCATACAAGAGGAGTGGTGTGCAATAGATGTTTCAGAGTATGTGTGTTTTACACAGTCATGCATGTGCACGTATGAACATGTGGGCTTAGTCCGTCACGAGCCAAGGAGCTCCTACGGAGACGGTAGGTCCTGTGCTGTTTGGTGTGAGACAACACCCACCAGTGCAATTCAACATTCCCCACTCTAGAGGAACCAGGAGATCACACAGTGGAAAACAGGGCTTCTTCCAGAGTGTGTGCACAATGTGATCTGCTCACACATGCATGGGAAAGTGGGTGAGTTTAAAAAGCGAGTCAGAGTGTATCAGGACACTAAATGTGAACGTTTCACTTACAGGAACATCCATGGGTTTCGAATCCGCTGGAAGTggagcctaaaaaaaaaaaaagagatgaaccTTTAATTAAACGAGGAAATCATTCACCACGTCAGAATATGCTTCCTTCCAGGCTCGGTTCACACAATTTACACAAATCTCTGGTATATTCCTCTTGGAA is from Brachionichthys hirsutus isolate HB-005 chromosome 8, CSIRO-AGI_Bhir_v1, whole genome shotgun sequence and encodes:
- the cd8a gene encoding T-cell surface glycoprotein CD8 alpha chain gives rise to the protein MDQSWILILLILVFYQKVASGDDVIVEDGRPVVIRCQPEMGSMVLWFRVLDHRGMEFIGSFTNTGLQKSTFAPSSPFSFAKMRQHDLVLPAFDRVRDSGAYSCASLHKGTELKFGGVTRLVGDSIDFLSSVERKREREVPVTAGTAAAAEGTRRTACACGAEEASPSALCAPSILGPLAGGCGLLLLLLLIVITHCNRLRTRRCPHHYKRKPRVMAGGKQ